gatgcattgcggaacgagtaaagagacttgtcggtaacgagattgaactaggtattgaaataccgacgatcggatctcaagcaagtaacataccgatgacaaagggaacaacgtatgttcttatgcggtttgaccgataaagatcttcgtagaatatgtaggaaccaataggagcatccaggttccgctattggttattgaccggagacgtgtctcggccatgtctacatagttctcgaacccgtagggtccgcatgcttaaagttctgttacgatcggtattatgagtttttgtgatttgatgtaccgaaggtagttcggagttccggacatgatcacggacatgatgaggagtctcgaaatggttgagatgtaaagatcgatatattggacgactatgttcagacaccggaagtgtttcgggaggtttcggagaTATACCGAAGTgccgggggattaccggaaccccccggggagtatattgggcctaatgggccctagtgggagaagaggaggggcggccagggcagccgcacgcccctccccctctagtccgaattggacaaggaggggggcagcgccccccccccctttgcttctctccttctctcccttctcctctcctactcctacttggaaggggggagtcctactccgggtgggagtaggactcctcatggggcgagCCATAGGAGGCAGGCCCCCTCCCCCTCCGCCATtcctttatatacgaggaggggggcacccattggagacacaacaattgatcattgatctattagccgtgtgcggtgcccccctccaccataatccacctcaggcatatcgtagcggtgcttaggcgaagctctgcgtcggtagcttcatcaacaccgtcaccatgccgtcgtgctgatgaagctcttcccggaagctctaccGGATCGTAAGTTCGTGGGACGTCaatgagctgaacgtgtgctggacgcggaggtgtcgtacgttcagtaatgaggatcggtcgatcgtgaagacgtacgactacatcaaccacgttgtcataacgcttccgcttacggtctacggggGTATgtagatgacactctcccctctcgtagctatgcatcaccatgatcttgcgtgtgcgtaggattttttttttgaaattactacgttccccaacagactggATTAACCACACCAAGACACCAACTGGCGCGTCTACTTCCACTACTTAAAGCAAAGTAAGCGAAGGGGGGAGGCATCGAGAGGATCAGGCACGGACGAACAACGGCTTTTTCTCCTTTtgttttcctttcttcttcctcgagAACTATCTAGCAAATATGTGATTTGTATGAACTAGAGACGGTGTATATGTGAGTGATTAGATCGAGTTGGTACCTAATGCTGGCATAGGCCGGCACGGGTGGAGGAGGGATGAAAGGGGCGTGTCGTGGACGTGGCCGCCATGGACACCGTCGTCCTTCACTCCTTCAGTTGCAGTTATGTCATGTATGCCGCCAACAACTTGTCATAGTCTTGCACCACCTCCAAGTAGTCTCCTCCCTCGCCGGTAGTGAAAACTTAAGAGCTCACAGGGAAGGGAGAGGTGTGGATCTTGATTTTTGCCGAAGATCTGGAGGAGGGCTGTCGAGGACGAGAATGGAGGAGTGGCGGCGGCATCCATCGTTTTTTCATGGTTAACCAGTGGCCATGGATTTGGGATGGATTTGAGATATAACTGCTACGCTACACAAAGATTGGACTGGGTATGCTCATGTTGTGAGTTTCATGTGCGTTTGGAACTGCTAAATAGCTACATGGGCCTAATATTTGACCATCGTGCCCACTTTGGGTCTTGCTGGCCCCCATCTTCATGTCGGATCGTGCCACATGTTCTGTCAATTTTGAGTTCCAGCACGGCATATGATTCATGTGGTGCTAGCCTGGCCCACTAGTTCTTGTGTCATTCCGTGCCTTCTAGTCGTGCTTTGGGCTAGCCTAAAATGGCCTGGCCCAAGTCTCACCATTAGTTCTAGATGGATGGGGGAGACCGAGGTTGAGTGACGAGTGAACTCATTGAAATTGGAGTGTTCATTAAAACAAGTGAAATTTGATGGAGTGGATAGCTCACCAGCAACTCCATTTTACAGGGCAGTAGAGATAAAGTTGTAGATCAAACGaactgattttttttgttttttcataaaTTAATCTAGCGAGCTATTTCTTTCGTAATGTTCGTTGCCAACGATCCGAGGGTGTAACATAGTCGAGGTTGAATCTAAAGGATCTACTGCTGGTTAAATACCCTTGGAAGCTAATCCTCTGGAAAGTACGGTAGTAGCATCCAAATGTGCAAATGTTGTGGCAGGGGCGCGATTCATAATGGAAAAGAACATATACCTATTTACATAACAAACCCTATGGTAGGTCGCAAATTGGGGGAATTCGTACCTACTCGGCATTTAACGAGTTATGAAGTCATTAATAACTTGATTATTTTTAGATAATAGTAGATAGAAAGAACGCTCGTAAGGAGTCCTATTGAAACCAAGAAATATAGGCCTGCTTGCCATCCACACCAGAATAGATAGAGTTTTCAGAAGAAACCTGCTAGTGGAGGAAGGCCTCTTGTTTCGAGAAAGATATCGTCCGATTctccttctattgattcttttcCGATCAAGATGTACGGATCCATGTGTCTACATACATAGATTCTGTTCATGGATTAACGAAAATGTGCAAGAGCTCTATTTGCCTCCCATTTAAGGAAAAAGAATTTCACGTTCTTCCTGAAAGGAAGGGAGGATTAGGAAAGTCCTATTGATTGCTGCTTTCTCCAGTCCCAGTGTTATATTACTAAAATCTCCTTTTGGTGGAGAAGGGTGGATTGTTAGTGTAGACGATTTAGAAGATACAATGGGTGGGCATGTATGGTTGGGTTTTATTTGTGTATTTGGTGGAATTTGGCATATTTTAACCAGCCAATGGTTCGTATCACGCTATGGTTGAGGGACCTTCTCGGTTCAAAGCTAACAAATAGGTCTCATGTTGGCACTCAATCGCTAAGAGCAGCCAACAACTTAACTTGAGGTGACGTCTACGAAGGAGTGTGGTTCGTTCGACAAATTCCTACCTCTATATCTATCTCTGAGGTGTTtgagttttgcaaaactccatagACATGCAGAAGAGAAATGCTATCCCCACTCCGACAAAGAAAAGAAATTGGAATTTTTACTTCAATTTTTCTATAAAATTGTTTCCGATTCACCAAACCAAAAGTAACCATCATTCCTTTTTCTGACGAATCATGTAATCCTCCAAGTGCACGAACTAATAAGGTTATAAAATGAATCGTAATCACAATTGAAATCGTTGAGAAAGTGCCTCGGAAAAACAATACTTGCTGGGAACAATAGTATCACAACAGAGCCTTCAGTTAAGTATTTCTCTTAACTTTGGGCCTAATGTTTGACCATCGTGCCCACTTTGGGTCTTGCTGGGCCCCATCTCCATGTCGTCGTGCCCCCCTTTCCGTCAATTTTGATTCCCAGCACAGCAGATGATTCATGTGGTGCCAACCTGGCCCGTTAGCTCTCGTGTGGACGGTCGTGCTTCTAGTCGTGCTTCGGGCTAGCCTAAAATGGCCCGGCCCAAGTGTGGATGGGCGAGATCGAGGTGGAGTGACGAGTGAACTCATTGAAATCGAAGTGTTCAATAAAACGGATGAAATTTGGTGGAGTGGAAAGCTCACCAGCAACTCCATTTTACAGGACGGTAGAGAAAAAGTTGTACAACAAACAAACTGTTAATTTTTTCCATAAATGAATTTGGCGAGGTTTTTCATTAAGAAAGAAACAATGCTTGCTGGGAACAATAGTATCACAACAGAGCCTTCAGTTAAGTAAGTGAAGGTTTAGGGTTTAGCGAGGATTACCTTGCCTACGTGGCACACGACTCGCAAATTTGACCGTGGCTAGGCATGCCATAAAAGGCTATACAGTAATCTAGAAAATTTTGCGCGAAATCGCCCCTCCACAAGGTTTACCACCAACCAACCAACCCCTGTTCGTCCTCAACATCCTTTGGGCCGACCTGGACACACGCTCGCAGTCGCCGTGGAAAGGAAAGGAACGGGCCACCCACGGCACGCACGCACAGCCGCTGCTCCACGTGGCCCTGACGGAGACGGACCCATCCACATCCACATCAAACTAGATAGCACTCCTCCTCAGCTCACCCCGTCGGGGACACCGGAATTTCGCGGCACCCGAACCACCACGCACGTCCCCGCGGGAACCCCCGTACGTGGCCGGGAAACACTCCTAGCATCGCccgaccaccgccaccaccacgaaACTCTTCACCAGCGGGACGGCACTTGGTACGTACTACGTCGAGCCAGCAGGGTGACCTGCCTCACCCCTACCAATTCTCCCAAAAAGGTCTGAACTTGCTCACGGCTGAGGTCCAACCACGACACGCCCGTGCGTTTCGCGTGCACCGCCgtgccgtgccgccgccgccgccccggcgaccGTCCTACGTTTACGCGGTCGTATCCAAGACTTCCGTTGCCTGCCGTCGCGACACCACCAAACACACGCCACACACCACAGGTAGTAGTACCACGACTACCCAAACCAAAGACGAAGTTGGACCAATGGAGATTTGGCATCCCCATCGCCTTGGCTTCTCCCAGGCTGCAATAATAATAGGGTCCTGGGTTCCCACCCACCAGACCCAACCCACCACCACACCACACCACATCACCACCCCAAGGGGAGGGTAGGGTTAGCCCATCCCTCGCTCTCTTCCTCCCTCCCTCGCCTCACCTCAGCCCCCCAAGAAGCTGAGAAGAGCTGCGCAGCCGCCATACAGCAACGTCGCAGCCGACGAGCCCCACCCACCCCACCAACCCCCCCTCCCCGCACGCCGTCGACCAGGTTGTTACCCGCCACTTAACCCGCCCGCCATCGCCAGCCAGTGAGTGCTACTACTTCAACTGCTGCGGGGGCCGGGGATGAAGAAGCTGTACCAGGGGAAGGGCCGGCGGGTGCacccggcgccggcgccggggccGGACGCGCCCGCGGTGGCGCTCGCCATGCTGCCCGCCACCCTGCTGGCGCTCGTGGCCGCGCTCACCGCCGAGGAGCAGGAGGTGCTCGCCTACCTGCTCTCTGGAGGagctggcggcgcggcggcgggtgcTGGCGGGGGCCGGTGCAGGCGGCTCAACGGGCCGCACCAGCCGGAGATGGGCTGCGGCTGCTTCGGCTGCTACAAGAGCTTCTGGGCCCGCTGGGACGCCTCCCCCAACCGCCACCTCATCCACCGCATCATCGACGCCGTCGAGGAGGgcaacggcggcggaggcgagggggCAGCCAAAGGAGCTGGAGGACCAGGCGgcgccacgcgccgcggccaccgccgccgccgccgtggccgcggcgggCCGTGCGCCATCGACGCCGCCGTCGAGGAGCACGGAGCCGCGGAGGCTCAGGCCGGGTGCGCGGATGACCACCTGCAACCGCAAGGCTGCTGCGCGTCggacggcggcgaggacggcgactaCGAGGGCGACGAGGACGACGGCGCGGACAGCCTCTACGGCGGCGAGGAGGCCCTGACGGACGACAGCGACTGCGCGGGCGCCAGCAACTCCGC
The window above is part of the Triticum aestivum cultivar Chinese Spring chromosome 2A, IWGSC CS RefSeq v2.1, whole genome shotgun sequence genome. Proteins encoded here:
- the LOC123190941 gene encoding uncharacterized protein encodes the protein MKKLYQGKGRRVHPAPAPGPDAPAVALAMLPATLLALVAALTAEEQEVLAYLLSGGAGGAAAGAGGGRCRRLNGPHQPEMGCGCFGCYKSFWARWDASPNRHLIHRIIDAVEEGNGGGGEGAAKGAGGPGGATRRGHRRRRRGRGGPCAIDAAVEEHGAAEAQAGCADDHLQPQGCCASDGGEDGDYEGDEDDGADSLYGGEEALTDDSDCAGASNSAEKSAVGKLVRFIGEKVWAAWT